Within Nitrospirota bacterium, the genomic segment CACGCAGTAGGTCCTCGTGATGTCCGAAAAGTATCCATCCGCCTCGGCGCCGAAGTCAAAGGTGACAAGATCGCCCTGCCGGATGCGGCGGTCAGTCGTGGACGCGTGCGGCATGGCCCCGTTCCTGCCCGAGGCAATGATCGTGTCGAAGGCCGCCTTGCGTGCGCCCCTTTCGCGCATCAGGAATTCGAGCATGAACGCCAGGTCCCGCTCACGGGCTCCCGGCCGGATGTACTTTTTCAGCTGGCGGAATGAATCTTCAGCGCGCAGGACCGCCTCCCGGATGTGTCGCAGCTCCCGGGCGTCTTTCCGCTGCCTCAATTCCCCGACGAGGTCGCGATACTCCTTGGGCCGCAGGCCCTGCTTCCGGAGCTTCCTGATGCTGTCGATCGTCACGTGCGTCTCGTCGAACCAGAGGTTCTCGACGCCCGCCCGCTGAGCGGCCTCCCGGAGAGCCGCGGGAAAATCCTTCTTCTGGATAAGGACGCGTACGTCCGACGTTTCCCGTGCGGCTTGGAGCTTATACCGGAAATCGGTGATCAGCCAGGGCCTGCCCGCGGCGACAAGGACCGACCCCGCCGAACCGGTAAACCCGGTGAGATAGCGCACGTTCTCGCGTTTGGTCACGAGCAGCGCCGTGACCCCTTCCGCCTTCATCAGTTTCCTGAGTCCGTCGACGCGGTGCTGTTCCGGCTTGGTCATGGGTTCCGCCTGCCGTTCTTCACCTGCGCCACAGCCGCCCGGAGCGCGAGCAGGTAGCTGTCCGGGCCGAAGCCGGTGATCTGGCCGACTGCCACACCCGAGATATACGAATGCTTTCTGAACTCCTCGCGGCGGTAAATGTTGGAGATATGGGCCTCGATCGTGGGGATTCCGGTCGAGGCAATCGCGTCCCGAAGCGCCACGCTCGTGTGCGTATAGGCGCCCGGATTGATCACGAGCGCGTCATAGATTCCCATCGCGTCCTGGATCTTCTGAACCAGCTCTCCCTCGTGGTTGGACTGGAAAAAGGAGATCTCCGTCCCCAGTTCCCGCGCCAGAGCGGCCATGCGGCCGTTGATGTCCTCAAGCGTGAAGGTTCCGTAGATATCGGGCTCTCGTCTCCCGAGCATGTTCAGGTTCGGCCCGTGGATGATCAGGATGTGCATGTTTCCCCCCGCACAAAATAAAAAACTGCCTGAGGCAGTTTACGAATTGGACAGGAAACGCGCGAATATCGCTTCCTAAAATTCTTTCAGCAGTTTGGGCACCGACATGCGGAGGAGGAACCTCCCTTTGCCGAAGTTCCCCTCAGGGCTTATGATCAGGACGAAGAAATACTCGTCATTCAGGCGGCGCAGCATGATCATTGCCTTCTCGGCGATGACCGTCACTTCCCTCGTTGTGCCGAGGTGGGCCGCCTGCGATCCCTTTTCGATCTCCTTCAGCAGCGCGGAGTATTCCACGGTCATGGAGAGAAGATCCATTTCCCTGTTTACGGAATATTCCTCCACCGGAATGCCGTCAAGGCCGACGATCAAGGCGCCGAGAGCCCCATCCGTGCCGTGCACCACTTCTTTGAGGATGTCGGAAAAGGGCATTTAAGACTCCTTCTTGATGTTCTTGAGCCAGCTTTCCAATCGATCGACCGTCTCTTTTCTGCGTGCTGTTGAGGGTCGTTCCCCGGATTCCCTCTTTCCAGCGGTCTGCCCGGGCTGCGTCTGGACCGGGCCCCGGGGTGCATCCGCGGCATCGGGCGCCGGGCGCCGGGGAACAGCATCGGGAGGCACGTATTCCCGTGGTTCGAACCCCACATCAAAATGCTTCGGCTGCGTCCTCGTGCCGGCCGCCTTCGGCATGTCGCGCCCGGCGTCCGGGGTCACCCGCGTGGCAGACAGTTCCCAGTCATCGAGCCGGGGCTGTTCTGCCGACGGTGCCGTGAAGATATCCGCCTCGCGGGAGTTCTTCGGCTCTTCCTGATCCGGCACTCCCTCTGTATCCATCGCAAGGGATGCCGCTTCAGAATCAGCGGTATCAGCGGGTGCAGCGGCTGCAGCCATGGCACGGACATGAGCCAGCTTGTCCTTCAGTCCCTTGCTGTTCGGGTTGTCGACGAGCATTCGCTCGTAGATGTCGACAGCCTTCTCGAAGAATCCCTGTGAAATATAGAGTTCCGCGAGCGTGTCCGTCGTAAAATCGTCCGACCGCTTTGCCGTTTCTTCGGCTGGTTCTGCGGCAGTTCCCGGGTGTACGTCGAGCTGCGACGGCGATTCGTCGAAGGGAGCGACAGGCTCCTCGACCGCGAAGGGTTCGTTCAGTGCAAAGAGCGCATCGCTTGCCGTTTCCTCTTCGTCTTTTGCGAGCGGCTCCTGAAGGGTGAACGGCTGGTTCAGGTCTGCGAGGGTGTCTTCACTGCCTTCCGGTCGTGCCTGTTCTGGAAGGTCCTCGACGGCGAAGGGTTCGTTCAGAGCGAAGAGCGCATCGGCGGCTTCCTCCTCCGCCGGCTGAGCGGCATCCTGCGCGGGTTCGGACAGGAAGTCCATGACCGCAGGAGGTGGCAGCAGGTCGGACTCGGCAGCGGCCGGTGCGGCCTCAACCGCGTCGATAGGCTCGACCACGAGGACCTCTTCCGGTTCTTCGTCCGCGGGCGCCATCGCCGTGCCGGAAGGCAATCCCCCCTGCATGCCTGCCGCGGCGCCTGTCAAGGGCTGCTGCCGCGTTCCCGTCTGCGGCCGGCCGGCTGGGGCGCGCTCCTGTTTGCGTGCAGGCTCCTCGGAGACCTTCGGCCTGGCGAGGTACTGCTTGATGTCACGGCCGGCCTCTGCCTCCGCGACCAGCTTTGCCGTCTCAGAATCCTTCGGGTTGAGAGAGAGCACGATCTTATAGTGATTCAGGGCGTTGTCGGGCCTGTTCTGCAGCGCGTGCAGGTCGCCCAGCTTCCTCTGGGCCATGAGGTTGTCCGGGATGGCCTTGATAACCTCTTCAAACTCCTTCTGCGCACCGGGCAGGTCTCCCTTCTCGATCAGGAGTTTTCCCAGAAAAGAACGGGCCGTCACGTAACCGGGATTGTTCTTCAGACCCTCGGTCAGCACATGGATGGACATCTCCATATCCCCGGCCTTTTTATACTCTTCTGCCAGCGGCACGAAAAGTTTAGACTTGGGATCCTTAGCGATACGCTCCGTTAATTTCGCTATTTCGGAGGTCTCTTTATCCATTGATTTTGCTTTTCAAATCAAACTGATGCCGCAAAATTTTACCAAAAAGCGATAAGTAAAGTCAAGGCAAAATCCTTTATCTTTTCTTGAGTTCTACTATTTTGTCCATGATCCGGGCGGCTATTTCCGCTTTCGGCATCAAGGGAATTTCAGTCATGCCGCCGGAACGTTCGATGAGCGTCACACTGTTCGTGTCGACTGCAAAGCCCGCTCCCTGCTTCGAAAGGTCATTCGCAACGATCAGGTCAATGTCCTTTTCCTTCATTTTTTTTTGTGCATTATCCAGAAGATCGTCGGTCTCTGCTGCAAACCCGACAAGAAGAGGCCGGCCGGGCAACCTGCCCACCGTGGCCAGGATGTCCTCGGTCCGCGCCAGCTCGAGCATGGTTGCCGCTTCCTGCTTCTTGATCTTGCGCTCGGACGATCGGGCGGGCTTGAAATCGGATACCGCTGCAGCCATGATGAGGACGTCCGCCCGCGTTCTATGCTCCAGGACGGCCTGAAGCATATCGGCGGCGCTCGTGACACGGATGAGAACGGGCCCCCTCGGAGGGATGACCTCGGTCGGGCCGCTGATCAGGACCACGTCCGCGCCGCGCCCGTACGCGGCAGCGGCAAGAGCGAATCCCATCCTCCCCGTTGAGGGGTTGCTGATGAACCGGACGGCGTCGATCCGTTCCCGGGTGGGGCCCGCGGTAACCACGATCTTGATGCCGGCAAGATCTCCCGGGGGAAGAGCTGCCGCTATTTCCCGGAGAATCAGGTCGACATCGGCCAACCTTCCCTGGCCGACGGTTCCGCAGGCGAGCTCTCCCGTTCCGGGCTCGACGAACCGGATGCCCTGTGCCCTCAGCAGGGCGATGTTCCTCCGGACGACGGCGTTCCGATACATCCGGTCGTTCATGGCGGGCGCCATGACCACGGGGCATTCGACAGCCGTCAGGGCCGTCGTGAGAGTGTCATCGGCGATGCCGGAGGCGACCTTGCCGATGACATTGGCCGTGGCAGGAGCAATGACCGCGAGGTCCAACCCGCTGGTCAGGTCGATATGTCCGATGCCGGGCTGTTCCCGGTCCTGAAACTCGGCTCCGGGCACCGGGTTCCCGCTCAGGGTCTCAAAGGTAAGACTGGTGACGAAGCGTTCGGCGTTCCTGGTCAACACGACACGAACATCGGCTCCCTGCTCCCGCAGCCGGCGCAGAAGCTCGACAGCCTTGTATGCCGCGATACTGCCGGATACTCCGAGCAGGATCCGCTTCCCTTCCAGTCTCGTGCGCGGTTCCACTGCGGCTACTCTCCGGTCTCGTCCGACTCCTCGACCTCTGCGGACTCTTCCTCATCGCCGGCGATGCCCTCGTCCGACTCGGCGGCCAGTTCCTCCTCGCCTTCCTCGCTCTGTGACTCCGAGAGATAGGCGCTGAGTTCCTTGCGGATCTCCTCCTCCTTGGCGGAGAGCTGCTCCTCCAGGCGGGCGCGCTCCTCGCGCTTCCGGAACTCCTCCTTCGCCGTAATCGCATCCTCGCCCACGATGATCCGGTACTTGCCGAGCAGGCTCTCCTCCAGGGCAATGGTGGTGTCCTTGATGGACCTGGTCGCGACGAGCATGGGAGACCCCGACGACAGCTGCCGTACACGCTGGGACGCGATGTGTACCAGCCGGAACTTGGTGTCGGAGATCTTGTCCGTGAGTTGGATCGGCAGGGAGATTATGTCCTCTGCTTGCGGTTGCTGCATAGTTCACCTCCTGAATTAATTTGGTTTGTCATGATAAAAGACCCTGCATCCACGCGGGATCGATCAACTGGGTGCGGCATCGTTCGGCTGTGATGACGGAACGGATTTCCAGAAGCGCCCGGTCGAAATCCCGGTTCACGATCACATAGTCGTACAGCGTGTAGTCGCGCATCTCGTCCTTCGCGCGCCGCATCCTTTTTCTGATCTCGTCCTCATGGTCCGATCTGCGATTGCGGAGACGCTCTTCCAATATCTCCAGCGACGGGGGCATGATGAAGACGAACACCGCACGTCCTTCATACTTGTCGCGGATCTGCTTGGCCCCCTGCGTATCGATGTCGAGGATCACGTCGATTCCCTCGGCGCGCATCCCGTCGAGCACTCGTCTCGACGTCCCGTAGAGATGGGAATGCACCTCCGCCCATTCCGCAAAATCACCGGCCTGGACCATCTGACGGAACCGGTCGGGCGTCACGAAGTAGTAGTCCCGCCCGTCGATCTCTCCGGGCCGCGGATTCCTCGTGGTATAGGAGATCGAATGGCGCAGGTTCTCCAGCTTGACCGTCAGTGCGCGGCAGAGGCTGGTCTTGCCGGCGCCTGACGGGGCCGAGACGACGAACAACAGCCCTTCTGTTCTCTTCATTCGTGCACCTGCCCGGCGAACCTCTGCATCAGCGTTTCAACCTGAACAGCGGAAAGAATGACGTGGTCGCTGTCCGTGATGATGATCGAACGCGTTTTTCTTCCCTGGGTGGCGTCGAGCAGCATCTTGCGCTCCCGGGCGTCATCTTTCAGGCGGCGCATCGGCGCCGAGTCGGGAGCGAGAACGGCCACGATCTTCGACGTCATCACGAGGTTCCCGTAGCCGATGTTCACGAAGCTTTTGGTCATGGACTGCGCCGCCCCCTACTCGACGTTCTGCACCTGTTCCCTGATCTTTTCCAGCTCTGCCTTGATTTCGACCACGTTATGAGCTATCTGCGCATTCATGGCCTTGGAAGCAATGGTGTTGGCCTCCCGGCCCATTTCCTGCAGCAGAAAATCGAGCTTTCGTCCGGCCGGTTCCGAGGCAGCCGCTGAAACCATCGACCGGAACTGGCGCAAATGGCTGCCGAGCCGGGTCAGTTCCTCGGTCACGTCCGTCCGTTCGGCGAGGATTGCTATCTCCTGCGCTACCCTGACCGGATCGGGCTGCTCCTTGAGGAGCTTCCCGAGGGTGTCGGACATCCTCTTCCGGGCCTGTTCGATGCTGAGCGGTGAGAGCGCCTCAACGGCCTGCATCAGTCCTTCGATCAGGTCCAGCCTGCGCATGATGTCGACGGCAAGTGCCCTGCCCTCTTCTGACCGCATGGCATCGAGCTCAGCGAGCGCACCCCCCAAGCCCTCGGAAATAGCCTGCCAGAGGGACTCGACGTCCTCTTTTTCCTCCGCAACGCTCACGAGCCCCGGGACGCCGGCGATCAGGGCGAGATCCGGCTCGCCGCCCAGCGCATGGCGCTCCTTGATGCCCTTCATGGCCTGCACGTACTGCGCCAGCAGCCGCTCGTCGATGATGATCCTTCCCGGGCTCTCCCGCTCCCCGGTCCGGCTCAGGAACACATCGATGCGCCCCCGTGAGCAACGCTCCTGGACGGCCTTCCGGATCCGCGGCTCGAGGGCCGAAAAGGAGCGGGGCGCCTTGATCTGGACATCAAGGAACCGGTTGTTGACGGAACGGATCTCGATGGTCACCTGAACACCTTGCGACTCGATCCCGCACCGTCCGTAGCCCGTCATGCTTCGCAACAATGGCGACACTCCTCGTCGTGCCGGGAAAAAACAAGCTGCCGGCCCTGATTTGTCAAGCCGGGGGTTACCGGGTAATGCTCATGAAACTTTCTTCGACCGCGGGCTCGAAATGGAACGTGTGCCGGTAGGCTCCCCAGAAAAAGACCTGCTCCACGTCCCATCCACCCTTCGTGGTGATCTTCATCCTGCGCCGTTCCTCGTCGCGCTTCAGAATGAAGCTCTCCTCGGTCAGGGGCAGGTCGAGTTCCCGCGCCTTGGTGACCAGGTCTTTCATTATTTCCTCGTCCTTCAGGACCTGTGCGACGCCCGCCTTGACGGTCATCTCATCCTGCATCCTGCTGTAAGCCATGTACATCGGTACGATCTTCACGCCGACATGGATCACTGCAAATGCAACCAGGAAAAAAAGAAACACGCTGAGCCTGCTCCCGCCGTTTGTCTTTGAAAGCATGTTCATCGTCCCCCTCGCCTTTCTATCTGATCAGGCTGCCGATCCGCTCCCATCTGACCCAGCGTCCGTCGCCGTCCCAGGACCAGTAAATGATCAGCGCCCTGCCCAGTATCTTGTTGAATTTCACGAACCCCCAGAAGCGGCTGTCCTGGCTGTTGTCGCGATTGTCTCCCATCACGAAAACCGAGTCCTTCGGCACCAGCCACGGTCCGTAGTTCTTCCCGGACTGGTCCATGAGGTACTGGATCTGGTGGGTGACGGCACCCAGCTGCTCCAGGTAGACCATGGGTTTTCCGAAGGACTGCCCCTCTTCCACGCTCTTATCCGCGGGCGGCGCCGCCGGGGTTATCACAACTGCCTGATCATTGATCATGAGCTTCCCGTTGACGATCTGGATCTTGTCTCCGGGAACGCCCACGACACGCTTGATGAAGTTCTTGTCCTCGTTCTCGGGATACTTGAACACGATGATCTCTCCGCGCTTCGGCTCTTTCCAGGTGAAGATCCTGCTGTCCGTGAAGGGAATGCGCGGCCCGTAGACGAACTTGTTCACGAGCAGGTGATCGCCGATCGTGAGCGTAGGGATCATGGACCCCGACGGTATTTTGAATGCCTCCACGGCGAATTGCCTGATGAACAGTGCAATGATGCCCGCTATCAGGAACGGCTCGATCCACTCCTTGTAAAACGACTTTCTTCTGTGACTTTCCTGCTGAACTTCTGACATCAGGCCTCCGGGACGGCTTGCAGAGCAAGTCGCATTCTCCATTTTAGTGTGGAAATTGTAATTTTTATAAAATAATAACCGCAGGTTCTTGACATCAACGTACCGTTTACTGTTTTCAATGTGCAAGTTCCCATTCTGTCCGGTCTCTACTCTCCCACCTTCAGCACGGCCAGGAAGGCCTCCTGCGGCAATTCAACGCTGCCCACCTGTTTCATGCGCTTCTTGCCTTCCTTCTGCTTCTCGAGCAGCTTTCGTTTTCGCGTGATATCTCCGCCGTAACACTTCGCCGTCACGTCCTTGCGGAGCGCTCTGACCGTCTCGCGCGCAATGATCTTTGCCCCGATCGCGGCCTGAATGATCACCTCGTAGAGCTGCCTCGGAATCACTTCCTTGAGCTTCTCTGCGAGCTGCCTGCCGCGGATCGCGGCCTTGTCCCGGTGCGTGATGAGCGACAAGGCGTCCACGGGCTCGCCGTTCAGCAGCATATCAAGCTTGACGAGGTCGGATTCGACATAACCCGAAAGTTCGTAATCGAGCGAGGCATACCCCTTGGTCAGGGACTTGA encodes:
- a CDS encoding aminopeptidase P family protein, with the protein product MTKPEQHRVDGLRKLMKAEGVTALLVTKRENVRYLTGFTGSAGSVLVAAGRPWLITDFRYKLQAARETSDVRVLIQKKDFPAALREAAQRAGVENLWFDETHVTIDSIRKLRKQGLRPKEYRDLVGELRQRKDARELRHIREAVLRAEDSFRQLKKYIRPGARERDLAFMLEFLMRERGARKAAFDTIIASGRNGAMPHASTTDRRIRQGDLVTFDFGAEADGYFSDITRTYCVGRPSPRQREIHALVQAAQEAAIGCVRSGMACKALDAVARDIIRDAGHGEHFGHGTGHGIGLMVHEGPSLSPLSRDRVAEDMVFTVEPGVYVPGWGGVRIEDMVLVTNRGVKTLTSLPRELEGLKNL
- the aroQ gene encoding type II 3-dehydroquinate dehydratase; translated protein: MHILIIHGPNLNMLGRREPDIYGTFTLEDINGRMAALARELGTEISFFQSNHEGELVQKIQDAMGIYDALVINPGAYTHTSVALRDAIASTGIPTIEAHISNIYRREEFRKHSYISGVAVGQITGFGPDSYLLALRAAVAQVKNGRRNP
- a CDS encoding roadblock/LC7 domain-containing protein, whose amino-acid sequence is MPFSDILKEVVHGTDGALGALIVGLDGIPVEEYSVNREMDLLSMTVEYSALLKEIEKGSQAAHLGTTREVTVIAEKAMIMLRRLNDEYFFVLIISPEGNFGKGRFLLRMSVPKLLKEF
- a CDS encoding tetratricopeptide repeat protein; amino-acid sequence: MDKETSEIAKLTERIAKDPKSKLFVPLAEEYKKAGDMEMSIHVLTEGLKNNPGYVTARSFLGKLLIEKGDLPGAQKEFEEVIKAIPDNLMAQRKLGDLHALQNRPDNALNHYKIVLSLNPKDSETAKLVAEAEAGRDIKQYLARPKVSEEPARKQERAPAGRPQTGTRQQPLTGAAAGMQGGLPSGTAMAPADEEPEEVLVVEPIDAVEAAPAAAESDLLPPPAVMDFLSEPAQDAAQPAEEEAADALFALNEPFAVEDLPEQARPEGSEDTLADLNQPFTLQEPLAKDEEETASDALFALNEPFAVEEPVAPFDESPSQLDVHPGTAAEPAEETAKRSDDFTTDTLAELYISQGFFEKAVDIYERMLVDNPNSKGLKDKLAHVRAMAAAAAPADTADSEAASLAMDTEGVPDQEEPKNSREADIFTAPSAEQPRLDDWELSATRVTPDAGRDMPKAAGTRTQPKHFDVGFEPREYVPPDAVPRRPAPDAADAPRGPVQTQPGQTAGKRESGERPSTARRKETVDRLESWLKNIKKES
- the coaBC gene encoding bifunctional phosphopantothenoylcysteine decarboxylase/phosphopantothenate--cysteine ligase CoaBC, translated to MEPRTRLEGKRILLGVSGSIAAYKAVELLRRLREQGADVRVVLTRNAERFVTSLTFETLSGNPVPGAEFQDREQPGIGHIDLTSGLDLAVIAPATANVIGKVASGIADDTLTTALTAVECPVVMAPAMNDRMYRNAVVRRNIALLRAQGIRFVEPGTGELACGTVGQGRLADVDLILREIAAALPPGDLAGIKIVVTAGPTRERIDAVRFISNPSTGRMGFALAAAAYGRGADVVLISGPTEVIPPRGPVLIRVTSAADMLQAVLEHRTRADVLIMAAAVSDFKPARSSERKIKKQEAATMLELARTEDILATVGRLPGRPLLVGFAAETDDLLDNAQKKMKEKDIDLIVANDLSKQGAGFAVDTNSVTLIERSGGMTEIPLMPKAEIAARIMDKIVELKKR
- the rpoZ gene encoding DNA-directed RNA polymerase subunit omega, with the protein product MQQPQAEDIISLPIQLTDKISDTKFRLVHIASQRVRQLSSGSPMLVATRSIKDTTIALEESLLGKYRIIVGEDAITAKEEFRKREERARLEEQLSAKEEEIRKELSAYLSESQSEEGEEELAAESDEGIAGDEEESAEVEESDETGE
- the gmk gene encoding guanylate kinase encodes the protein MKRTEGLLFVVSAPSGAGKTSLCRALTVKLENLRHSISYTTRNPRPGEIDGRDYYFVTPDRFRQMVQAGDFAEWAEVHSHLYGTSRRVLDGMRAEGIDVILDIDTQGAKQIRDKYEGRAVFVFIMPPSLEILEERLRNRRSDHEDEIRKRMRRAKDEMRDYTLYDYVIVNRDFDRALLEIRSVITAERCRTQLIDPAWMQGLLS
- a CDS encoding DUF370 domain-containing protein — encoded protein: MTKSFVNIGYGNLVMTSKIVAVLAPDSAPMRRLKDDARERKMLLDATQGRKTRSIIITDSDHVILSAVQVETLMQRFAGQVHE
- a CDS encoding YicC/YloC family endoribonuclease is translated as MLRSMTGYGRCGIESQGVQVTIEIRSVNNRFLDVQIKAPRSFSALEPRIRKAVQERCSRGRIDVFLSRTGERESPGRIIIDERLLAQYVQAMKGIKERHALGGEPDLALIAGVPGLVSVAEEKEDVESLWQAISEGLGGALAELDAMRSEEGRALAVDIMRRLDLIEGLMQAVEALSPLSIEQARKRMSDTLGKLLKEQPDPVRVAQEIAILAERTDVTEELTRLGSHLRQFRSMVSAAASEPAGRKLDFLLQEMGREANTIASKAMNAQIAHNVVEIKAELEKIREQVQNVE
- the lepB gene encoding signal peptidase I, coding for MSEVQQESHRRKSFYKEWIEPFLIAGIIALFIRQFAVEAFKIPSGSMIPTLTIGDHLLVNKFVYGPRIPFTDSRIFTWKEPKRGEIIVFKYPENEDKNFIKRVVGVPGDKIQIVNGKLMINDQAVVITPAAPPADKSVEEGQSFGKPMVYLEQLGAVTHQIQYLMDQSGKNYGPWLVPKDSVFVMGDNRDNSQDSRFWGFVKFNKILGRALIIYWSWDGDGRWVRWERIGSLIR